In the genome of Streptomyces collinus, one region contains:
- a CDS encoding ferritin-like domain-containing protein, which translates to MATFVNYQSSRIVELMDAREDQRDAEWLKDALQQAVMLELSTLPPYLCALWSIEDQESDVAQAIRRVVFDEMSHLGLAGNLLTTIGGMPRLADAQTAPKYPGPLPGGVRPDLTVFLSGLTKDSLDLFSRIEEPDDPVTVESSGHTSIGAFYSAIGEAFRQHPQLITGTRQIRRLMSHHGEGNDVLEITWLAGVEKAIGIIKEQGEGTAASPENPHPGEQGELAHFYVFRELFHGRKLIRTSQNPDRWEFLGDAIPMPSVLPMGKVPAGGWEAGGLPAPDDETRQRLVEVNLQYSAMLKFLEDAWEATTTATMQSRLAAAVTRMRMLVEPSQLLMQRALPDGSDKTYGPEFRYVEP; encoded by the coding sequence ATGGCGACATTCGTCAACTATCAGAGCAGCAGAATCGTCGAATTGATGGACGCGCGCGAAGATCAGCGTGATGCCGAATGGTTGAAGGACGCACTGCAGCAGGCCGTCATGCTGGAACTCTCGACGCTTCCGCCGTATCTGTGCGCCCTGTGGTCCATCGAGGATCAGGAATCCGACGTGGCCCAGGCCATTCGCCGCGTCGTATTCGACGAGATGTCGCATCTGGGGCTCGCCGGAAATCTGCTGACGACCATCGGTGGCATGCCCCGCCTCGCCGACGCCCAGACGGCACCGAAATACCCCGGCCCGCTGCCCGGGGGCGTGCGCCCGGACCTGACCGTCTTCCTGAGCGGGCTGACCAAGGATTCCCTGGATCTGTTCTCCCGCATCGAGGAGCCGGACGACCCGGTCACGGTGGAGAGCAGCGGGCACACGTCCATCGGGGCCTTCTACTCGGCGATCGGCGAGGCGTTCCGGCAGCATCCGCAGCTGATCACCGGCACCCGGCAGATACGCCGGCTCATGTCGCACCACGGCGAGGGCAACGACGTTCTGGAGATCACCTGGCTCGCCGGCGTCGAGAAGGCCATCGGCATCATCAAGGAGCAGGGTGAGGGCACGGCGGCCTCGCCGGAGAATCCGCACCCAGGAGAGCAGGGGGAACTCGCCCACTTCTATGTCTTCCGCGAACTCTTCCACGGCCGCAAGCTGATCAGGACCTCTCAGAACCCCGACCGGTGGGAATTCCTCGGAGACGCCATACCCATGCCCTCCGTCCTCCCCATGGGGAAGGTTCCGGCAGGCGGCTGGGAAGCCGGAGGCCTGCCCGCGCCGGACGACGAGACGAGGCAGCGGCTGGTGGAGGTCAATCTCCAGTACAGCGCGATGCTCAAGTTCCTGGAAGACGCCTGGGAGGCCACCACGACGGCCACGATGCAGAGCAGGCTCGCGGCCGCGGTGACCAGGATGCGCATGCTCGTCGAGCCCTCTCAGCTCCTGATGCAGCGCGCACTGCCCGACGGCAGCGACAAGACTTATGGCCCGGAATTCCGATATGTAGAGCCTTGA
- a CDS encoding DUF7848 domain-containing protein, protein MEPGTLVYDPQTCKVGEYQDRTGPYVMLRPVGGGREWQADPARIREATPEERLSAGVRALNDRSREGLSADPTRPPSPVPGCAACEELALRRDRARAAFDGSAVTDANVLLRQHQRAEHGGESTGRRIFRYVPYTIVQDASALPEYEAYCVSGEERDCGAGSGRCQGPGEVEEWQRRHTQETRHLRYRRSFADYAVLQQVTAPSVSDQGSTYRNSGP, encoded by the coding sequence ATGGAACCGGGAACGCTCGTCTACGACCCGCAGACGTGCAAGGTCGGCGAGTACCAGGACAGGACCGGCCCGTACGTGATGCTGCGCCCGGTCGGCGGCGGCCGGGAATGGCAGGCGGACCCGGCGAGGATCCGGGAGGCGACACCGGAGGAGCGGCTGAGCGCGGGCGTGCGTGCGCTCAACGACCGTTCCAGGGAGGGCCTGTCGGCCGATCCGACCCGGCCGCCCTCCCCGGTGCCCGGGTGCGCGGCCTGCGAGGAACTGGCGCTGCGGCGGGACCGCGCACGCGCGGCGTTCGACGGCAGTGCGGTGACGGACGCGAACGTGCTGCTGCGCCAGCACCAACGCGCGGAGCACGGTGGGGAGTCGACGGGACGCAGGATCTTCCGGTACGTGCCGTACACGATCGTGCAGGACGCGTCGGCGCTGCCCGAGTACGAGGCGTACTGCGTCTCCGGCGAGGAGCGGGACTGCGGGGCGGGTTCGGGCCGGTGTCAGGGGCCCGGCGAGGTGGAGGAGTGGCAGCGCAGGCACACCCAGGAGACGAGGCACCTGCGCTACCGCCGCAGCTTCGCGGACTACGCCGTGCTCCAACAGGTCACGGCGCCGTCAGTCAGCGATCAAGGCTCTACATATCGGAATTCCGGGCCATAA
- a CDS encoding helix-turn-helix domain-containing protein produces the protein MSRRNGGADSGASTAAVFGEVLRHFREAALLTQEGLARQIPCDRSHVARVEGGTRVPQDTFAKTCDELLGTGGVLARLWARIDWYPQVEHPDWFRRRAEMDEVAVSLREYQERVMPGLLQTADYAQSLFSLLVSGEELEERVRARLSRQQRFLAEGGPLYIVVLDESCLRNMIGGPAVMRDQCAHLLNVGRRPNIRIQVAPASRLGLFRPSGSMSLIKLPDGHDWVYSESLDRGHFNDDPALFARHSHTYDVLRADALSAPQSADLIHETMERYAHHGRELADLDQEQLQRRQRRQLHRNSPRLPRNRPRPRQQEP, from the coding sequence TTGAGCCGACGGAACGGCGGAGCGGACTCGGGGGCGAGCACGGCCGCCGTGTTCGGTGAGGTGCTGCGGCACTTCCGCGAGGCCGCGCTGCTCACGCAGGAGGGTCTGGCCCGACAGATCCCGTGCGACCGGTCGCACGTGGCGCGGGTCGAGGGCGGTACGAGGGTTCCGCAGGACACGTTCGCCAAGACCTGTGACGAACTGTTGGGCACAGGTGGGGTGTTGGCGCGGCTGTGGGCGCGGATCGACTGGTATCCGCAGGTGGAGCATCCGGACTGGTTCCGGCGGCGGGCAGAGATGGACGAGGTGGCCGTCTCCCTCCGGGAGTACCAGGAGCGGGTGATGCCGGGCCTGTTGCAGACGGCGGATTATGCGCAGTCGCTGTTCTCCCTGCTGGTGAGCGGCGAGGAGCTGGAGGAGCGCGTGCGCGCGCGACTGAGTCGCCAGCAGCGTTTCCTGGCGGAGGGCGGCCCGCTGTACATCGTCGTTCTCGACGAGAGCTGCCTGCGCAACATGATCGGCGGTCCGGCCGTGATGAGGGACCAGTGCGCGCACTTGCTCAACGTCGGACGGCGGCCCAACATCCGGATCCAGGTCGCCCCTGCCTCACGCCTCGGCCTGTTCCGGCCCAGTGGTTCCATGTCGCTGATCAAGCTGCCCGACGGGCACGACTGGGTCTACTCGGAATCGCTGGATCGCGGCCATTTCAACGACGATCCGGCCCTCTTCGCGCGCCACAGCCACACTTATGATGTGCTCAGGGCGGACGCCCTGTCAGCTCCCCAGTCCGCCGATCTGATCCACGAAACGATGGAGAGGTACGCGCATCATGGACGGGAACTCGCTGACCTGGATCAGGAGCAGCTACAGCGACGCCAACGGCGGCAACTGCATAGAAATAGCCCCCGGTTACCCCGAAACCGTCCCCGTCCGCGACAGCAAGAACCCTGA
- a CDS encoding DUF397 domain-containing protein, which yields MAPGYPETVPVRDSKNPDGPVLLVSRSAWAAFTDAL from the coding sequence ATAGCCCCCGGTTACCCCGAAACCGTCCCCGTCCGCGACAGCAAGAACCCTGACGGGCCGGTCCTGCTCGTAAGCCGGTCTGCCTGGGCGGCGTTCACCGACGCCCTCTGA
- a CDS encoding DinB family protein yields the protein MTQRTDTPPAWDERTQLVTFLDYARDTALAKCEGVSAEDARKAPLPSSPLMTLCGLISHLRWVEHYWFEVMFLGEEPVGPLTEATDDDPDPEMRTAVDIPLPRLLVEYQEQSARYRRLVSEHDLNSTAKRPISDGRHVDLRWVILHLIEETSRHNGHLDVVRELVDGRTGV from the coding sequence ATGACTCAAAGAACCGATACGCCTCCCGCATGGGACGAGCGTACGCAGCTGGTCACCTTCCTGGACTACGCCCGGGACACCGCGCTGGCCAAGTGCGAGGGCGTGTCAGCCGAAGACGCCCGCAAGGCCCCGCTCCCGAGTTCGCCGCTGATGACGTTGTGCGGGCTGATCAGCCATCTGCGTTGGGTCGAGCACTACTGGTTCGAGGTGATGTTCCTGGGCGAGGAGCCCGTGGGGCCGCTCACCGAGGCGACCGACGATGATCCCGACCCCGAGATGCGGACGGCGGTCGACATCCCGTTGCCCCGGCTTCTCGTCGAGTACCAGGAGCAGAGCGCCCGTTACCGCCGCCTGGTGTCCGAGCACGACCTGAACTCAACGGCCAAGCGTCCCATCAGCGATGGCCGCCATGTCGACCTCCGCTGGGTGATCCTCCACCTCATCGAGGAGACGTCCCGCCACAACGGCCACCTCGACGTCGTGCGTGAGCTTGTCGACGGGCGGACCGGCGTCTGA
- a CDS encoding PLD nuclease N-terminal domain-containing protein, giving the protein MLRVLMFLVPLALSVYAFIDCISTKDDEIRHMPKPLWAILVLLFPLVGSISWLIAGKKRVPAAERPRQWVAPDDNPDFLKSLDQDKDPDTDPDERRRED; this is encoded by the coding sequence ATGCTCCGGGTACTGATGTTCCTCGTCCCGCTGGCGCTCAGCGTGTACGCGTTCATCGACTGCATCAGCACGAAGGACGACGAGATCCGCCACATGCCCAAGCCGCTGTGGGCGATCCTCGTGCTGCTGTTTCCGCTCGTCGGGTCGATCTCCTGGCTCATCGCCGGCAAGAAGCGGGTGCCGGCGGCGGAGCGTCCCCGGCAGTGGGTGGCGCCCGACGACAATCCCGACTTCCTGAAGTCACTCGACCAGGACAAGGACCCGGACACGGACCCGGACGAGCGCAGGCGCGAGGACTAG
- a CDS encoding menaquinone biosynthesis decarboxylase: MAYDDLRSLLRALEREGDLKRIKAEVDPYLEVGEIVDRVQKSGGPALLFENVRGSSMPLAMNVFGTDRRLLKSLGLKSYAEISERIGGLLKPELPHGFVGVREAFGKLGAMTHVPPKKVKDGPVQEVVLTGDDVDLDQLPALFTWPKDGGSFFNLGLTHTKDPESGVRNLGLYRLQRHDKRTIGMHWQIHKDSRNHYQVAARRGERLPVAIAFGCPPAVTYASTAPLPGDIDEYLFAGFLAGKRIEMVDCKTVPLQVPAQAEVVIEGWLEPGEMLPEGPFGDHTGFYTPQEPFPALKIDCITMRKRPLLQSIVVGRPPTEDGPLGRATERFFLPLLKIIVPDIVDYHLPEAGGFHNCAIVSIDKKYPKHAQKVMHAIWGAHMMSLTKLIVVVDSDCDVHDLHEVAWRALGNTDYARDLSIVEGPVDHLDHASYQQFWGGKAGIDATKKWPEEGYTRDGGWPDMVESDPETAAKVDRRWKEYGL; encoded by the coding sequence ATGGCTTACGACGATCTTCGCTCCCTGCTCAGGGCGCTGGAGCGCGAGGGCGACCTCAAGCGCATCAAGGCCGAGGTGGACCCGTACCTGGAGGTCGGGGAGATCGTCGACCGGGTGCAGAAGTCCGGCGGCCCCGCCCTGCTCTTCGAGAACGTGCGCGGGTCGAGCATGCCGCTCGCGATGAACGTGTTCGGCACGGACCGGCGGCTGCTGAAGTCCCTGGGCCTCAAGTCCTACGCCGAGATCTCCGAGCGGATCGGCGGACTGCTCAAGCCCGAGCTGCCGCACGGCTTCGTCGGGGTCCGGGAGGCCTTCGGCAAGCTCGGCGCGATGACGCACGTACCGCCGAAGAAGGTGAAGGACGGCCCCGTGCAGGAGGTCGTCCTGACCGGGGACGACGTCGACCTCGACCAGCTGCCCGCCCTGTTCACCTGGCCGAAGGACGGCGGGTCGTTCTTCAACCTGGGGCTGACCCACACCAAGGACCCGGAGAGCGGCGTCCGCAACCTCGGGCTGTACCGGCTCCAGCGGCACGACAAGCGCACCATCGGCATGCACTGGCAGATCCACAAGGACAGCCGGAACCACTACCAGGTGGCCGCGCGCCGGGGTGAGCGGCTGCCCGTCGCGATCGCCTTCGGGTGCCCGCCCGCCGTGACGTACGCCTCCACCGCCCCGCTGCCCGGCGACATCGACGAGTACCTGTTCGCCGGGTTCCTCGCGGGCAAGCGGATCGAGATGGTCGACTGCAAGACCGTGCCCCTCCAGGTGCCGGCGCAGGCCGAGGTCGTGATCGAGGGCTGGCTGGAGCCGGGCGAGATGCTGCCCGAGGGCCCGTTCGGCGACCACACCGGCTTCTACACGCCGCAGGAGCCCTTCCCCGCACTGAAGATCGACTGCATCACGATGCGGAAGCGGCCGCTGCTCCAGTCGATCGTCGTGGGCCGCCCGCCGACGGAGGACGGGCCGCTGGGCCGAGCGACGGAACGCTTCTTCCTGCCGCTGCTGAAGATCATCGTGCCGGACATCGTGGACTACCACCTGCCGGAGGCGGGCGGCTTCCACAACTGCGCGATCGTCTCGATCGACAAGAAGTACCCGAAGCACGCGCAGAAGGTCATGCACGCGATCTGGGGCGCGCACATGATGTCGCTGACCAAGCTCATCGTGGTCGTCGACTCCGACTGCGACGTGCACGATCTGCACGAGGTCGCCTGGCGGGCCCTGGGCAACACGGACTACGCCCGCGATCTGTCGATCGTCGAGGGCCCCGTCGACCACCTCGACCACGCCTCCTACCAGCAGTTCTGGGGCGGCAAGGCCGGCATCGACGCGACGAAGAAGTGGCCCGAGGAGGGCTACACCCGCGACGGCGGCTGGCCCGACATGGTCGAGTCGGACCCGGAGACGGCGGCGAAGGTGGACCGCCGCTGGAAGGAGTACGGGCTGTGA
- the mqnP gene encoding menaquinone biosynthesis prenyltransferase MqnP, protein MTSASAAIPQPGRTKAFLRLVMIEHSVFALPFAYIAALTAMFQWDKNIHWGKLLLVTVCMVGLRTFAMAVNRIIDREIDARNPRTAQRELVTGAMSVKHAWTGALIALAVFLGAAALLNPLCLALAPIAVIPMVVYPYGKRFTNFPQAILGLAQAMGPVGGWLAITGSWSWDAVILGLAVGIWIGGFDLIYACQDVETDREIGVMSVPARFGIPSAIWGARVCHALTTALFVWYALATGAGAFFWLGLLIVAGAFLYEHSIVRPHDLSRVNRAFFSVNGFIGIALFVCALLDLLVRGLTV, encoded by the coding sequence GTGACCTCCGCTTCCGCCGCCATCCCCCAGCCGGGACGCACCAAGGCCTTCCTGCGGCTGGTGATGATCGAGCACTCGGTGTTCGCGCTGCCCTTCGCCTACATCGCCGCGCTCACCGCCATGTTCCAGTGGGACAAGAACATCCACTGGGGCAAGCTGCTGCTGGTCACCGTCTGCATGGTGGGGCTGCGCACGTTCGCGATGGCGGTCAACCGGATCATCGACCGGGAGATCGACGCGCGCAATCCGCGCACGGCGCAGCGCGAGCTGGTGACGGGCGCGATGTCGGTGAAGCACGCCTGGACGGGCGCGCTGATCGCCCTGGCCGTGTTCCTCGGCGCGGCGGCCCTGCTCAACCCGCTGTGCCTGGCGCTGGCCCCCATCGCGGTGATCCCGATGGTGGTCTACCCCTACGGCAAGCGGTTCACGAACTTCCCGCAGGCCATCCTCGGCCTCGCCCAGGCCATGGGCCCGGTCGGCGGCTGGCTGGCGATCACGGGCTCCTGGTCCTGGGACGCGGTGATCCTCGGTCTGGCCGTCGGGATCTGGATCGGCGGCTTCGACCTGATCTACGCCTGCCAGGACGTGGAGACCGACCGTGAGATCGGCGTCATGTCCGTCCCGGCGCGGTTCGGCATCCCGTCGGCGATCTGGGGCGCCCGCGTCTGCCACGCCCTCACGACCGCCCTGTTCGTCTGGTACGCCCTCGCCACCGGTGCCGGGGCGTTCTTCTGGCTGGGCCTTCTGATCGTCGCCGGGGCCTTCCTCTACGAGCACTCGATCGTGCGCCCCCACGACCTCTCCCGCGTGAACCGCGCGTTCTTCAGCGTCAACGGCTTCATCGGCATCGCCCTGTTCGTGTGCGCGCTGCTGGACCTGCTGGTGCGTGGCCTCACCGTGTGA
- a CDS encoding rhomboid family intramembrane serine protease, with protein MSGPQAGWSNGDRALAAGKLMLAWVALLWLLEVVDVATGHALDGFGVTPRDPSELVDVVPSSFIHFGFAHLAANTVPLLVLGFLAALAGLRRFLLVCALIIVVDGLGVWLIAPDRTNTAGASGVIFGLFGFLLVSGFVERRPWGVLAGVLIAAVWGGSILAGLAPTQTGVSWQGHLLGLLAGVAAAFVFRRGPTAPAALTR; from the coding sequence ATGTCGGGTCCGCAAGCCGGGTGGTCGAACGGCGACCGTGCGCTGGCCGCGGGCAAGCTCATGCTCGCCTGGGTCGCGCTGCTGTGGCTGCTGGAAGTGGTCGACGTCGCCACGGGCCACGCGCTGGACGGCTTCGGCGTCACCCCGCGCGACCCGTCCGAACTGGTCGATGTCGTCCCCTCGTCCTTCATCCACTTCGGTTTCGCCCATCTGGCGGCGAACACCGTGCCGCTGCTGGTCCTCGGCTTCCTCGCGGCGCTCGCCGGCCTGCGCCGGTTCCTGCTCGTCTGCGCGCTGATCATCGTCGTCGACGGCCTGGGCGTCTGGCTCATAGCCCCGGACCGCACCAACACCGCGGGCGCCTCCGGCGTGATCTTCGGCCTCTTCGGCTTCCTCCTGGTCAGCGGCTTCGTCGAGCGCCGCCCCTGGGGCGTCCTGGCGGGCGTCCTGATCGCCGCGGTCTGGGGCGGCTCGATCCTGGCGGGCCTGGCCCCGACCCAGACGGGCGTCAGCTGGCAGGGCCATCTGCTGGGCCTGCTGGCGGGGGTGGCGGCGGCGTTCGTGTTCCGCCGCGGCCCCACAGCCCCGGCCGCGCTCACACGGTGA
- a CDS encoding UbiX family flavin prenyltransferase → MPRTPWIVGVSGASGTPYAAAVLRALLDAGESVDLVVSRASRLTLLDETGISFRDAHWQADLREWLSRGADGKPDTFSVDIGAVRHWSAGDLAAGPSSGSYPTKGMLIVPASTASVAGVALGLSKDLLQRAASVTLKEGRKLIVAVRETPLNGQTLRHLVTLDDAGATVVPASPAFYAGATHIQDLVDFVAGRVLDAAGVPHRLYRRWQGELGGGAHRDG, encoded by the coding sequence ATGCCGCGTACGCCTTGGATCGTAGGGGTGTCCGGGGCTTCCGGCACCCCGTATGCCGCTGCCGTGCTGCGGGCTCTTCTGGATGCCGGCGAGAGCGTCGATCTCGTGGTGTCCCGGGCGTCCCGGCTGACCCTGCTGGACGAGACCGGGATCTCCTTCCGGGACGCCCACTGGCAGGCCGACCTGCGGGAATGGCTGTCCCGGGGCGCCGACGGCAAGCCGGACACCTTCTCCGTCGACATCGGCGCCGTACGGCACTGGAGCGCCGGTGACCTGGCCGCCGGCCCCTCCTCGGGGTCGTACCCCACCAAGGGCATGCTCATCGTGCCCGCCTCGACGGCGAGCGTGGCGGGGGTCGCGCTCGGCCTGTCGAAGGACCTGCTCCAGCGGGCGGCGAGCGTGACCCTCAAGGAGGGACGCAAGCTGATCGTGGCCGTGCGCGAGACCCCGCTGAACGGCCAGACCCTGCGGCACCTGGTCACCCTCGACGACGCGGGCGCGACGGTCGTGCCCGCCTCACCCGCCTTCTACGCGGGCGCGACGCACATCCAGGACCTGGTGGACTTCGTCGCCGGACGCGTACTCGACGCGGCGGGCGTGCCGCACCGGCTCTACCGCCGTTGGCAGGGTGAACTCGGCGGCGGTGCGCACCGCGACGGCTGA
- a CDS encoding Lrp/AsnC family transcriptional regulator yields MDAVDRQLIQALRENGRASYAELGRLVGLSGPSVTDRINRLEAAGVITGYRATVDAASLGLGVTALIGISLSDATDHEDVAQRLKDLSEIEDCWFIAGDDSYMLKVRAADVDGLEKMIRRLSGIEGVSRTRTTIVLSTKWENRVGELPEEE; encoded by the coding sequence ATGGACGCGGTGGACAGGCAGCTCATCCAGGCCCTGAGGGAGAACGGCCGGGCCTCCTACGCGGAGCTGGGACGCCTCGTCGGACTGTCGGGACCCAGTGTCACCGACCGCATCAACCGGCTGGAGGCGGCCGGGGTCATCACCGGCTACCGGGCCACCGTCGACGCCGCCTCGCTCGGCCTCGGAGTCACCGCCCTGATCGGCATCTCACTCTCCGACGCCACCGACCACGAGGACGTGGCGCAGCGGCTGAAGGACCTCTCGGAGATCGAGGACTGCTGGTTCATCGCGGGCGACGACTCGTACATGCTCAAGGTGCGGGCGGCGGACGTCGACGGCCTGGAGAAGATGATCCGGCGGCTCAGCGGGATCGAGGGCGTCTCCCGCACGCGGACGACGATCGTGCTCTCCACGAAGTGGGAGAACCGGGTCGGGGAGCTGCCCGAAGAGGAGTAG
- the mqnE gene encoding aminofutalosine synthase MqnE — MDLGLKRELEEKVRAGVRLTREDGIALYESDDLAWLGGLAHEVRTRKNGDVVHFNVNRHLNMTNVCTASCAYCSFQRKPGEKDAYTMRIEEAVKLAKAMESENLTELHIVNGLHPNLPWRYYPRSLRELKAALPDVSLKAFTATEIHHFETISGMSASEILDELIDAGLESLTGGGAEIFDWEVRQHIVDHRTHWEDWSRIHRLAHEKGLKTPCTMLYGHIEEPRHRVDHVLRLRELQDETGGFQVFIPLRYQHDFVDMQDGKVRNRLQARTQMATGAEALKTFAVSRLLFDNVPHVKVFWVMHGVQTAQLALQHGADDMDGSVVEYKITHDADNYGTPNKLTREDLLDLIRDAGFRPVERNTRYEIIREYEGPDPLLREAPQPMRV; from the coding sequence ATGGATCTCGGGCTCAAGCGCGAGCTGGAGGAGAAGGTCAGGGCGGGCGTCCGTCTGACCCGTGAGGACGGCATCGCGCTGTACGAGTCGGACGACCTGGCCTGGCTCGGCGGCCTGGCGCACGAGGTGCGCACCCGCAAGAACGGCGACGTCGTGCACTTCAACGTCAACCGTCACCTCAACATGACGAACGTGTGCACGGCCTCCTGCGCGTACTGCTCCTTCCAGCGCAAGCCGGGGGAGAAGGACGCCTACACGATGCGCATCGAGGAGGCCGTCAAGCTCGCCAAGGCGATGGAGTCGGAGAACCTCACCGAGCTGCACATCGTCAACGGGCTGCACCCGAACCTGCCGTGGCGGTACTACCCGCGGTCGCTGCGCGAGCTGAAGGCGGCGCTGCCGGACGTCTCGCTGAAGGCGTTCACGGCCACGGAGATCCACCACTTCGAGACCATCTCGGGGATGAGCGCGTCGGAGATCCTCGACGAGCTGATCGACGCCGGCCTTGAGTCCCTCACCGGCGGTGGCGCCGAGATCTTCGACTGGGAGGTCCGGCAGCACATCGTGGACCACCGGACCCACTGGGAGGACTGGTCCCGGATCCACCGGCTCGCGCACGAGAAGGGTCTGAAGACCCCGTGCACGATGCTGTACGGGCACATCGAGGAGCCGCGTCACCGGGTGGACCACGTGCTGCGGCTGCGTGAGCTGCAGGACGAGACGGGCGGCTTCCAGGTCTTCATTCCGCTGCGGTACCAGCACGACTTCGTCGACATGCAGGACGGCAAGGTGCGCAATCGCCTCCAGGCACGGACGCAGATGGCGACGGGGGCCGAGGCGCTGAAGACCTTCGCCGTGTCGCGGCTGCTGTTCGACAACGTGCCGCACGTGAAGGTGTTCTGGGTGATGCACGGGGTGCAGACGGCTCAACTCGCGCTTCAGCACGGGGCGGACGACATGGACGGGTCGGTCGTCGAGTACAAGATCACTCATGACGCGGACAACTACGGGACGCCGAACAAGCTGACGCGTGAGGATCTGCTCGATCTCATTCGGGATGCCGGGTTCCGGCCGGTGGAGCGGAACACGCGGTACGAGATCATTCGGGAGTATGAGGGGCCTGACCCCTTGCTTCGCGAGGCGCCGCAGCCTATGCGGGTGTGA
- a CDS encoding UdgX family uracil-DNA binding protein (This protein belongs to the uracil DNA glycosylase superfamily, members of which act in excision repair of DNA. However, it belongs more specifically to UdgX branch, whose founding member was found to bind uracil in DNA (where it does not belong), without cleaving it, appears to promote DNA repair by a pathway involving RecA, rather than base excision.) → MVRTEAPEDAYTAEPFLPGRGGLVALRRAAADCRGCPLHRDATQTVFGAGDQDARVMLVGEQPGDQEDRQGKPFVGPAGKLLDRALGEAGIDPSEAYVTNAVKHFKFTQAEPRKRRIHKAPNLREMTACGPWLAAELAVVEPELIVVLGATAGKALLGSSFRVTQVRGTVLEEEIHGRPERLVPTVHPSSVLRSDDREAAYRGLVSDLKVAADALS, encoded by the coding sequence ATGGTCAGGACCGAGGCGCCTGAGGACGCCTACACCGCCGAACCGTTCCTTCCCGGTCGCGGCGGGCTTGTCGCCCTGCGGCGGGCCGCCGCCGACTGTCGGGGTTGTCCCCTGCACCGGGACGCCACCCAGACCGTGTTCGGGGCCGGGGACCAGGACGCCCGGGTCATGCTCGTCGGGGAACAGCCCGGGGATCAGGAGGACCGGCAGGGGAAGCCGTTCGTCGGGCCTGCCGGGAAGCTGCTGGACCGGGCCCTGGGGGAGGCCGGCATCGATCCCTCCGAGGCCTACGTCACCAACGCCGTGAAGCACTTCAAGTTCACGCAGGCCGAGCCCCGCAAGCGGCGGATCCACAAGGCTCCGAACCTGCGGGAGATGACCGCGTGCGGGCCCTGGCTGGCCGCGGAGCTCGCGGTCGTGGAGCCGGAGCTGATCGTCGTGCTGGGGGCCACCGCCGGGAAGGCGCTGCTCGGGTCCTCGTTCCGGGTCACGCAGGTGCGCGGGACGGTGCTGGAGGAGGAGATCCACGGGCGGCCGGAGCGGCTGGTGCCGACCGTGCACCCCTCCTCGGTGCTGCGGTCGGACGACCGGGAGGCGGCGTACCGGGGGCTGGTGTCGGACCTGAAGGTGGCGGCCGACGCCCTGTCGTAA
- a CDS encoding GNAT family N-acetyltransferase: MPLTLTLEPAVTPALRDGLLDLWTDVSNAGGAVGYVPPVTREEIRPALVQHFAAMADGRVKLLAGHDEEGRVAATAFLTFNTHHLMTHWLWLYTVMVHPRHQGKGWGRDLLRTAADTARAMDGIEAIRLTCRGGLGLERFYEACGYKEVGRVPGAIRVAPGDDREDVIMLLPLV, encoded by the coding sequence ATGCCCCTTACCCTCACGCTCGAACCCGCCGTCACCCCCGCGCTGCGTGACGGCCTGCTCGATCTGTGGACCGATGTCTCCAACGCCGGAGGGGCCGTCGGGTACGTGCCGCCGGTGACGCGGGAGGAGATCCGCCCCGCGCTGGTGCAGCACTTCGCGGCGATGGCGGACGGCCGGGTCAAGCTGCTCGCCGGGCACGACGAGGAGGGGCGGGTCGCGGCGACCGCCTTCCTGACCTTCAACACGCACCACCTGATGACGCACTGGCTGTGGCTGTACACGGTGATGGTGCACCCGAGGCACCAGGGCAAGGGCTGGGGGCGGGACCTGCTGCGCACCGCCGCGGACACGGCCCGGGCGATGGACGGGATCGAGGCGATCCGGCTGACCTGCCGGGGCGGTCTCGGCCTTGAGCGGTTCTACGAGGCCTGCGGCTACAAGGAGGTCGGGCGGGTCCCCGGGGCGATCCGGGTGGCGCCGGGAGACGACCGCGAGGACGTCATCATGCTGCTGCCCCTCGTCTGA